Proteins encoded within one genomic window of Methanosarcina barkeri str. Wiesmoor:
- a CDS encoding PKD domain-containing protein: protein MKKIFLILCIVALMCMTGLVSAAVVTDAPVANFTANPTSGTAPLTVQFTDISTNATSWAWDFNNDGTVDSTEQNPVYTYTAADNYTVNLTVANAGEKSDSEVKTDYIVVNESLPKSLVANFTANVTTGTSPLTVEFIDISTGSPTSWQWDFNDDGIIDSTKQNQIYTYSKAGNYTVNLTVSNADGNDSEVKIEYIIVSESLSGAPVADFAATPTSGDAPLTVNFTDASNGTVSSYSWDFDNDGTVDSTEQNPSYTYTSAGKYTVNLTITNATGSDSKVKTNYVTVEGTGTGGLADTAWPKFHRDLNNTGQSPYNGPQTNTTIWNYTTGSINYASPVIGSDGTIYIGSYGNSKLYAINPDGTLKWTYNTGGKISGSAAIGTDGTIYIGSYDKNIYAINPDGTLKWAYNTGGSISGSAVIGSDGTIYIGSSDDKVYAINPDGTLKWTYTTGKTISGSLAIGKDGTIYIGSYDKYLHALNPNGTLKWKYKTWQFYHGSPSIGTDGTIYTGSSGSSNLYALNPDGTLKWRYSTGDIYGGTPAIATDGTIYIGSYSRSQIYALNPDGTLKWTYNAGAIFGSMALGADGTIYIGSSDKKVYAINPDGTLKWSYTTGGTIYGSPVISADGTLYIGSYDGKLYAFKDVGPVANFTATYVPGAPLTIQFNDTSSYNPTSWAWDFGDNETSTEQNPVHTYAKAGNYTVTLTAANDYGSDAETKTERFETLVATSITVSPVSAQLYLNKTQQFSATAIDQFGKNMSDVSFTWLSSNESVGTINTSGLLTSLAPGTTNVTASSGNVSAFAQVTVIGPSPDLNISSVTSTTYPISYNKITATIRNEGTEDAGAFKTNFTVDGNTTSIEIPGLDVGNTTTISITDMVRRKSGDSIPIMVMVDPENSVAEANETNNLYTTNATITASGDLWQGGRFSVGHDLVNNAVYEEGNSGVAIALSGAYTSSSSATGITFTRTFSAEDMKIPAGATIKSARIYQGWTWYGDPGFNMQFNGRESQKPDVKYIDSINGQAVFDVTPYFNATGNNTAVIASTTTSQVDFAYYGTLLVVVYEAPSEPYRQIWVNEGSDCLLYSMGTGYTMFENVTTDGLFSAKITTVLESGDGTDGSSITFNDRSLSNTGSGGADPLLRYFNVSDALRDGENELGVAGNSYFNLANAILEVTKVTASEANFTANTTNGNAPLNVKFTDTSTGTPTNWTWDFGDGKTSTEQNPTHIYKSEGNYTVKLTVSNSLGSDSEEKNGYITVGSVVLAPEANFSADQTSGNAPLTVQFKDKSTNTPTLWEWDFGDGKTSIEQNPSHTYETVGTYTVNLTAMNYGGSNTTTKTDYITVTSDTSAPVASFTTDSNSGQVPFTVKFTDTSTGKVSSWNWDFGDGSTSIKQNPTHTYVTEGSYNVTLTATGPGGSNTATSAKPIIVSTPLTSPSYNGGIPLTTAQNGTVSGGLWYDSYPGFSTSAQKTFTLPDYTKVKWARLYVDVYDGHMENNYRGNVNIDIDANGDSKYEIQKNETFDTTYSFPGEGGIGPVWLSDHMNRVTSDYLMWYDLTDVITGQQVNVQATTTKIDSSFDGRVKAMMLVVAYDDGDSDQVYYWVNQGHDTVNPLDETYTGSTSFGTSSLASGWSSANLTAIYLASKDGGYTFNGTTLDSGVASGSYYGANTWDISSLLGAGQDSALTYNKQDSSYYKIPLALMSVKYTSASPELLTADFKADVTSGNAPLTVNFTDQSTGSPTSWFWDFGDGTNATEQNPIHTYISAGNYTVNLTVANADGNDSEVKTEYIIVSELLPGAPVANFTANKTSGKAPLDVQFTDASTGNISSYAWDFDNDGTIDSNEQSPLYTYASAGTYTVNLTVANANGNDSEVKTGYIKVSSQSSSKPVAEFSASPTSGKTPLKVKFTDTSTGSPTFWFWKFGDGSKSFHQNPVHKYSKAGTYTVNLTVKNAKGKNTVTKTQYIKVITKPAANFNSSVTSGKTPLKVKFTDTSTGIPAKWRWDFGDGSKSFLQNPVHKYSKAGTYTVNLTVKNAKGKNTVTKTEYIKVITKPVANFTSSVTSGKTPLKVKFTDTSTGIPAKWRWDFGDGAKSFHQNPVHKYSKAGTYTVNLTVKNAKGKNTVTKTQYIKVI from the coding sequence ATGAAAAAAATATTTCTGATTCTCTGTATCGTTGCACTGATGTGCATGACTGGATTAGTGTCCGCAGCAGTTGTGACAGATGCTCCTGTCGCAAACTTCACTGCTAATCCCACCAGCGGCACTGCCCCCCTAACTGTACAGTTCACTGACATATCCACCAACGCAACCAGCTGGGCGTGGGACTTTAATAACGATGGAACTGTAGACAGCACTGAGCAGAACCCGGTTTACACTTACACCGCAGCTGATAACTATACCGTCAACCTCACGGTTGCCAATGCAGGTGAGAAGAGTGATTCTGAAGTAAAGACCGATTACATTGTCGTAAATGAATCGCTTCCGAAGTCACTGGTTGCAAACTTTACTGCAAATGTGACAACCGGTACATCACCACTGACCGTCGAATTCATAGATATCTCTACTGGCTCACCGACGAGCTGGCAATGGGATTTCAACGATGATGGGATAATTGACAGTACTAAGCAGAATCAAATCTACACGTATTCAAAAGCAGGTAACTATACCGTCAACCTTACGGTTTCCAACGCCGACGGTAACGATTCTGAAGTAAAAATCGAGTACATTATTGTGAGTGAATCACTTTCTGGAGCTCCGGTTGCAGATTTTGCAGCAACACCTACTTCTGGAGATGCACCACTTACTGTTAACTTCACTGATGCTTCAAATGGTACGGTTTCTTCCTATTCATGGGACTTTGATAATGATGGAACTGTGGACAGCACTGAGCAGAACCCCTCGTATACCTACACCTCAGCTGGCAAATACACCGTCAACCTCACTATCACGAACGCCACTGGTAGTGACTCCAAAGTGAAAACGAATTATGTAACTGTAGAAGGAACAGGAACTGGTGGACTTGCAGACACAGCATGGCCCAAATTCCACAGAGATCTCAACAACACCGGGCAATCACCATATAACGGGCCGCAGACTAACACTACCATATGGAACTACACCACTGGGTCCATCAATTACGCATCTCCTGTTATTGGATCAGATGGAACCATCTATATCGGGAGTTACGGAAACAGTAAATTATATGCAATAAACCCTGATGGAACCCTAAAATGGACATACAACACAGGAGGCAAAATCTCAGGTTCAGCGGCTATCGGGACAGATGGAACAATTTACATTGGAAGCTACGACAAAAATATTTATGCAATAAACCCTGATGGAACCCTAAAATGGGCATACAACACAGGAGGCTCAATCTCAGGTTCAGCGGTGATTGGATCAGACGGAACCATATACATAGGAAGCAGTGACGATAAAGTCTATGCTATAAATCCCGACGGAACCCTAAAATGGACATACACTACAGGAAAAACGATTTCCGGTTCATTGGCGATTGGAAAAGATGGAACTATATACATAGGAAGCTATGACAAATATCTACACGCACTAAATCCCAATGGCACACTTAAATGGAAATATAAAACATGGCAATTCTACCATGGATCCCCATCAATTGGAACAGATGGAACTATATATACAGGAAGCTCTGGAAGCAGTAACTTATACGCATTAAATCCCGATGGAACACTAAAATGGAGATATTCCACAGGGGATATATATGGAGGCACACCCGCAATTGCAACTGATGGAACTATATATATAGGAAGCTACAGTCGTAGCCAAATCTATGCCTTGAATCCTGACGGAACACTGAAATGGACGTACAACGCAGGAGCTATTTTTGGTTCAATGGCTCTTGGAGCAGACGGAACCATATACATAGGAAGCAGTGACAAGAAAGTCTATGCAATAAATCCTGATGGAACCCTAAAATGGAGCTATACCACCGGAGGCACAATATACGGTTCGCCAGTTATTTCAGCAGACGGAACTCTTTACATTGGAAGCTACGACGGTAAATTATATGCTTTCAAAGATGTTGGTCCTGTTGCCAATTTCACCGCCACCTATGTTCCCGGTGCCCCGCTAACAATTCAGTTTAATGACACTTCCAGCTATAACCCGACTTCTTGGGCATGGGACTTTGGAGACAACGAGACCTCCACTGAGCAGAACCCGGTACATACCTATGCAAAAGCTGGGAACTACACTGTCACTCTCACTGCAGCTAATGATTACGGCAGCGACGCTGAGACTAAAACTGAAAGATTCGAAACTTTAGTCGCCACATCGATCACGGTTTCTCCTGTTTCTGCTCAACTCTATCTGAACAAGACCCAGCAGTTCTCTGCAACTGCTATCGATCAGTTTGGGAAAAACATGTCTGACGTTTCCTTCACCTGGTTGAGCAGTAACGAAAGCGTTGGTACTATCAATACCTCAGGGCTATTAACATCTCTTGCCCCAGGCACGACAAATGTCACCGCTTCATCCGGGAATGTCAGCGCATTCGCACAGGTAACAGTCATAGGGCCATCTCCAGACCTTAACATATCTTCCGTCACCTCCACTACATATCCAATTTCTTACAATAAAATCACTGCAACTATCAGGAATGAGGGAACCGAGGATGCAGGTGCATTCAAAACCAATTTCACAGTGGACGGCAACACCACGAGTATTGAAATTCCTGGACTCGATGTGGGAAATACAACTACTATTAGCATCACTGACATGGTAAGACGGAAATCTGGAGATTCCATCCCTATCATGGTCATGGTCGACCCTGAAAACTCTGTTGCCGAAGCAAATGAGACCAATAATTTGTACACAACAAATGCGACCATAACTGCAAGTGGTGATCTCTGGCAGGGTGGCCGGTTCTCTGTGGGCCACGACCTAGTAAATAATGCTGTTTACGAGGAAGGAAATAGCGGAGTGGCAATTGCACTGTCTGGTGCCTATACTTCAAGTTCCAGCGCGACAGGTATTACTTTTACTAGGACTTTTAGTGCTGAGGACATGAAAATCCCAGCAGGGGCAACCATTAAATCAGCCAGAATCTATCAAGGCTGGACCTGGTACGGCGATCCCGGATTCAACATGCAGTTCAACGGCCGTGAGAGCCAGAAACCTGATGTCAAATATATTGATTCCATTAATGGTCAGGCTGTCTTTGATGTGACTCCTTATTTCAATGCAACAGGCAACAACACCGCAGTTATAGCCTCAACAACTACTTCCCAAGTTGATTTTGCCTACTACGGCACATTGCTTGTTGTGGTTTACGAGGCTCCCAGTGAACCCTACAGGCAGATCTGGGTTAATGAAGGCAGCGATTGCCTGCTCTACAGCATGGGTACCGGCTATACCATGTTCGAAAATGTGACTACTGACGGTCTTTTCTCCGCTAAAATCACCACAGTCCTGGAATCAGGTGATGGTACGGATGGTAGCAGTATCACCTTTAATGATAGATCCCTTTCTAACACTGGAAGCGGCGGAGCAGATCCACTTCTCAGGTATTTTAATGTATCCGATGCCCTTCGGGATGGAGAGAACGAACTGGGAGTCGCTGGTAATAGCTACTTTAATCTTGCCAATGCTATCCTCGAAGTCACCAAAGTAACCGCCTCTGAAGCAAATTTCACAGCAAACACTACGAATGGAAACGCTCCACTAAACGTGAAATTCACCGACACCTCTACAGGTACCCCAACCAACTGGACCTGGGACTTCGGAGACGGCAAAACATCAACCGAGCAAAACCCGACTCACATTTACAAGTCAGAAGGAAATTATACCGTAAAACTCACGGTATCAAATTCCCTTGGAAGCGATTCAGAGGAGAAAAACGGGTACATAACCGTTGGTTCTGTAGTCCTTGCTCCTGAAGCCAATTTCAGTGCAGATCAAACAAGTGGTAATGCGCCTCTCACTGTTCAGTTCAAGGACAAATCTACAAACACTCCAACTTTGTGGGAATGGGACTTCGGAGACGGCAAAACCTCTATCGAACAGAATCCATCTCATACTTATGAAACCGTGGGCACATACACCGTAAATCTGACTGCCATGAACTATGGCGGGAGCAACACCACAACAAAAACCGACTACATAACTGTAACTTCTGATACTTCAGCACCGGTTGCGAGTTTTACTACCGATTCAAATTCAGGCCAGGTGCCTTTTACAGTCAAGTTCACAGACACCTCCACAGGTAAAGTAAGCAGCTGGAATTGGGACTTTGGTGACGGCAGCACTTCCATAAAACAGAATCCCACCCACACTTACGTGACAGAAGGAAGTTACAATGTCACTCTCACTGCCACTGGTCCTGGAGGAAGTAACACAGCAACTTCTGCCAAGCCTATTATTGTCAGTACCCCGCTTACCTCACCAAGTTACAACGGAGGGATTCCACTGACTACCGCTCAGAACGGAACTGTTTCAGGCGGGTTATGGTATGATTCGTATCCCGGATTTTCAACATCTGCTCAAAAAACATTTACTTTGCCTGATTACACTAAGGTTAAATGGGCCAGGCTCTACGTCGATGTCTACGACGGACATATGGAAAATAATTACCGTGGCAATGTGAATATCGACATAGATGCAAACGGAGACAGCAAATACGAGATACAGAAGAATGAGACTTTCGACACAACTTATTCGTTCCCAGGCGAAGGCGGAATCGGTCCTGTCTGGTTAAGTGACCACATGAACCGTGTAACAAGCGACTACCTTATGTGGTACGACCTTACCGATGTGATTACAGGTCAGCAGGTTAATGTTCAAGCCACAACCACAAAAATTGATTCGTCATTTGACGGTCGTGTCAAAGCTATGATGCTGGTTGTTGCATATGACGATGGCGATTCTGACCAGGTTTATTACTGGGTCAACCAGGGCCATGATACAGTTAATCCGCTGGATGAAACATATACGGGTTCGACCTCATTTGGTACCTCCTCACTTGCAAGCGGTTGGAGTTCAGCAAATCTGACTGCGATCTATCTTGCCAGCAAAGATGGGGGCTACACTTTCAATGGAACAACACTGGATTCTGGTGTGGCATCAGGGTCTTATTATGGAGCTAATACCTGGGATATAAGCAGCCTTCTTGGTGCTGGACAGGACAGTGCACTTACTTACAACAAGCAGGACAGCAGCTACTATAAGATTCCACTTGCCCTTATGAGTGTCAAGTATACGTCAGCTTCACCTGAATTACTCACTGCAGATTTCAAAGCGGACGTAACAAGCGGTAATGCACCTCTAACGGTTAACTTTACGGATCAGTCAACTGGATCACCGACGTCCTGGTTCTGGGACTTCGGGGACGGTACAAATGCTACCGAGCAGAATCCGATCCACACGTACATATCAGCCGGTAACTATACTGTCAATCTTACGGTTGCAAATGCTGACGGCAATGATTCTGAAGTAAAAACTGAGTACATTATCGTAAGTGAACTACTTCCTGGCGCTCCGGTTGCAAACTTTACAGCCAATAAGACCAGTGGAAAGGCTCCACTTGACGTTCAGTTTACAGACGCTTCAACTGGTAATATCTCATCCTATGCATGGGACTTTGATAATGATGGAACTATAGACAGTAACGAACAGAGTCCTTTGTATACCTACGCTTCAGCCGGCACCTATACTGTCAACCTTACGGTTGCAAATGCTAACGGTAACGATTCGGAGGTAAAAACCGGGTACATTAAGGTCTCCAGTCAATCTTCATCAAAGCCAGTAGCTGAATTTTCTGCGTCGCCTACTTCAGGAAAAACACCATTAAAGGTTAAATTTACTGATACAAGCACTGGTTCTCCAACTTTCTGGTTCTGGAAATTTGGAGATGGATCAAAATCATTCCACCAGAATCCTGTTCACAAGTATTCAAAGGCAGGAACATATACTGTTAACTTGACAGTAAAGAATGCTAAAGGCAAGAACACGGTAACAAAAACACAATATATAAAAGTGATTACAAAGCCAGCTGCAAACTTCAACAGCAGTGTTACATCAGGAAAAACACCATTAAAGGTTAAATTTACTGACACAAGCACAGGAATACCTGCTAAATGGAGATGGGACTTTGGAGATGGATCAAAGTCATTCCTTCAGAATCCGGTTCACAAGTATTCTAAGGCAGGAACATATACTGTTAACTTGACAGTAAAGAATGCTAAAGGCAAGAACACGGTAACAAAAACAGAATATATAAAAGTGATTACAAAACCGGTTGCAAACTTCACCAGCAGCGTTACATCAGGAAAAACGCCATTAAAGGTTAAATTTACCGACACAAGCACAGGAATACCTGCTAAATGGAGATGGGACTTTGGAGACGGAGCAAAGTCATTCCATCAGAATCCAGTTCACAAGTATTCTAAGGCAGGAACATATACTGTTAACTTGACAGTAAAGAATGCTAAAGGCAAGAACACGGTAACAAAAACACAATATATAAAAGTTATATAA